A stretch of the Solanum dulcamara chromosome 6, daSolDulc1.2, whole genome shotgun sequence genome encodes the following:
- the LOC129891435 gene encoding ubiquitin C-terminal hydrolase 22-like encodes MSKNNHLIHLSIGKIQPESENPQIDNRAPENGSPVVYTATAGASCEHLSELRSRVGSNPFRNFTDCVKVRPLGRTFITRDPPQVLVRCGVCGHAPHRLYACVTCAAVFCHVHAPLHQADVDVSDRSLHYIAVDIDRAELFCCGCRDQVYDRDFDAAVVLAQTEAAVIGSMQETPLMPVESTRKRRRVEYNPWTPDVKEQVLIVGNSNPFPSQISNDLAIPEVQWGLRGLNNLGNTCFMNSVLQALLHTPPLRNYFLSDKHNRYFCQRKNSTIVTRSSDNTNKNSMLCLACDLDAMFSAVFSGNQTPISPAKFLYSWWKHASNLASYEQQDAHEFFISVLDGIHERMQNDKVKGPSPGNGDCCIAHRVFSGILRSDVMCTACGFTSTTYDPCIDISLDLELSQGTSAKMTSKKSHKTHKKKEAESVKSSQNGRLSTLRGCLDHFTRPEKLGSDQKFFCQHCQVRQESLKQMSIRKLPLVSCFHIKRFEHSVIKKMSRKVDHYLQFPFSLDMSPYLSSSILRSRFGNRIFSFDGDEQDTSCESSSEFELFAVITHTGKLDAGHYVTYLRLSNQWYKCDDTWITQVSENIVRAAQGYMMFYVQKMLYYKASEKTG; translated from the exons ATGTCTAAGAACAATCATCTGATCCATTTATCAATCGGTAAGATCCAACCCGAATCCGAAAATCCTCAGATCGATAATCGGGCGCCGGAAAATGGGTCTCCGGTTGTTTACACCGCTACTGCCGGAGCATCATGTGAGCATTTATCGGAGCTCCGATCCAGAGTCGGGTCGAACCCATTTCGTAACTTTACGGATTGTGTGAAGGTCCGTCCATTGGGGCGGACGTTTATCACGAGGGATCCGCCCCAGGTGTTGGTACGGTGCGGCGTGTGTGGACACGCGCCGCACCGTCTTTACGCTTGCGTTACGTGTGCGGCGGTGTTTTGTCACGTGCACGCGCCGTTGCATCAGGCCGATGTGGATGTTTCCGATCGTTCATTGCATTACATTGCTGTGGATATCGATCGTGCTGAGCTCTTCTGCTGTGGGTGTAGGGACCAGGTGTACGATCGCGACTTCGATGCCGCGGTTGTACTGGCGCAAACGGAGGCTGCTGTGATTGGATCAATGCAAGAAACTCCATTGATGCCGGTGGAGAGTACCCGGAAGAGGCGGCGGGTGGAGTATAATCCATGGACACCTGATGTGAAAGAACAAGTTTTGATTGTTGGGAATTCGAATCCATTTCCAAGTCAAATTAGCAATGATTTAGCAATCCCAGAAGTACAATGGGGTTTGAGGGGACTTAACAATCTTGGAAACACTTGTTTTATGAACTCAGTACTTCAAGCGTTGCTTCATACACCACCATTGAGGAATTACTTTCTGAGTGATAAGCATAATAGATATTTTTGCCAGCGAAAGAATAGTACTATAGTAACAAGGAGTAGTGATAATACAAACAAGAACTCTATGTTGTGTTTGGCTTGTGATTTGGATGCAATGTTTTCTGCTGTTTTCTCTGGAAATCAGACCCCTATTAGTCCAGCAAAGTTCCTCTACAG TTGGTGGAAGCATGCATCAAATCTTGCAAGTTATGAACAGCAGGATGCTCATGAGTTTTTCATTTCCGTGCTTGATGGGATTCATGAAAGAATGCAGAATGATAAGGTGAAGGGCCCAAGTCCAG GCAACGGAGACTGTTGCATTGCTCACAGAGTGTTTTCTGGAATCTTGCGGTCTGATGTCATGTGTACAGCTTGTGGCTTCACATCTACTACATATGATCCATGCATTGACATCTCCTTGGACTTGGAACTGAGCCAAGGGACTTCAGCAAAGATGACATCAAAGAAGTCTCATAAAACTcacaaaaagaaagaagcaGAATCCGTAAAGTCTAGCCAAAATGGTCGACTTTCTACGTTGAGGGGATGTTTAGATCATTTTACaagacctgagaaattgggttcTGATCAGAAGTTCTTCTGCCAACATTGTCAAGTTAGACAGGAATCTCTTAAACAGATGTCCATAAGAAAACTGCCTCTGGTTTCTTGCTTCCATATCAAAAGGTTTGAGCATTCTGTGATTAAGAAAATGTCAAGGAAGGTTGATCACTACCTACAGTTTCCTTTTTCATTGGACATGTCGCCTTACCTCTCTTCGTCTATCTTGAGGAGTCGATTTGGAAATAGAATCTTCTCCTTTGACGGGGACGAGCAAGACACATCCTGTGAATCATCCTCGGAATTTGAGTTGTTTGCTGTCATCACCCATACCGGTAAACTTGATGCTGGTCATTACGTAACATATCTGAGGTTAAGTAATCAATGGTACAAATGTGATGATACTTGGATCACTCAGGTGAGCGAGAACATCGTTAGAGCTGCACAAGGATACATGATGTTCTATGTGCAGAAAATGCTGTACTACAAGGCTAGTGAAAAAACAGGTTAG
- the LOC129891434 gene encoding translocase of chloroplast 90, chloroplastic, with translation MMSFKDWVLSQLITKSVASSRPLLASESFLSEEHPDQEFDRPAHTTDLVTTTRLANTIQSSNDNQESTSNFHSQQRMGEDSFPSDFRVDEKPSPVVKIEALQIKFLRLLKRFGLSEDNLLVSKVLYRIQLASLIRARESDLKRANLKIERARVIAAEQEAAGRPQLDFSFKILVLGRTGVGKSSTINSIFDQSRATTNAFKPATDHIQEIVGTVNGIRVSFIDTPGLLPPSASNVRKNKKILHSVKRFLRKQTPDMVLYFERLDLINTGYSDFPLLKLITEVFGPAIWFNTILVMTHSSFNLPEGTNGYPVNYESFVTTCTDLVQHYIHQAVSDTKLENPVILVENDPNCKTNNAGEKILPNGQVWKSQLLLLCICTKVLSDVNTLLDFEDSIKVGPSNVGRLPSLPHLLSSFLKHRAQVRHGGAENEIDEVSLLDSDDEDEEYDQLPPIRILTKSQFERLSSSQKKDYLDELDYRETLYLKKQLMEEARRQREKRVSSSEGKAAPDDESDNQQEGPPEPVLLPDMAIPPSFDSDSPIHRYRCLITSEQWLARPVLDPNGWDHDVSFDGINLESSAEIRKNIFASVNGQMSKDKQDFSIQSEFAAAFTNPGGPTYAVGLDVQSANKELICTIHSNAKVRNLRNNVTECGISVIPFGDKYFLGAKCEDSFSIGKRLKFNVNAGRMGGAGQAAYGGSFVATLRGRDYPVRNESLSLSMTVLSLNKETVLSGNLQTDFRVSRGTNMSVSANLNNRKMGQVSIKTSSSERMEIAFIALFSIARALLRRKRNDQLIENSLEVR, from the exons ATGATGAGCTTCAAGGACTGGGTCCTATCACAGTTGATTACCAAGTCGGTAGCCTCATCTAGACCACTTTTAGCATCAGAGAGCTTTTTATCAGAGGAACATCCTGATCAAGAGTTTGACCGCCCAG CTCACACTACTGATTTGGTTACAACAACTAGATTAGCCAATACAATACAATCTTCCAATGATAATCAGGAGAGTACAAGTAATTTCCATTCACAACAACGGATGGGCGAAGATTCTTTTCCGTCGGATTTTAGGGTTGATGAGAAGCCTAGTCCAGTGGTAAAGATTGAAGCCCTTCAGATTAAGTTCTTGCGCCTTCTTAAACGTTTTGGCTTGTCCGAGGACAACCTTCTGGTGTCAAAGGTCTTATACCGGATCCAGCTGGCATCACTGATACGGGCAAGAGAATCAGATTTAAAAAGGGCAAATCTTAAAATTGAGAGAGCCCGTGTAATAGCAGCAGAACAAGAAGCTGCTGGTCGACCACAACTGGATTTCTCATTTAAGATCCTTGTTCTGGGTAGAACTGGAGTTGGCAAGAGTTCAACCATAAATTCTATTTTTGACCAATCAAGAGCAACAACCAACGCGTTCAAGCCTGCAACTGACCATATTCAAGAGATTGTGGGAACGGTAAATGGCATCAGAGTATCGTTTATTGACACTCCTGGTTTATTGCCTCCCTCAGCCAGTAATGTCCGAAAAAACAAGAAGATATTGCATTCTGTGAAACGTTTTTTAAGGAAACAAACGCCTGATATGGTACTGTATTTTGAGCGCCTGGATTTGATCAACACGGGCTACAGTGATTTCCCCTTGTTGAAGCTTATTACGGAAGTCTTTGGTCCTGCAATTTGGTTTAATACAATCCTAGTCATGACTCATTCTTCCTTCAATCTTCCCGAAGGAACAAACGGATATCCTGTTAACTATGAATCTTTTGTCACCACCTGCACAGATTTGGTCCAACATTATATTCACCAGGCAGTCTCTGACACAAAGCTCGAAAATCCTGTAATTTTGGTGGAGAATGATCCCAATTGTAAGACCAACAATGCTGGAGAGAAAATTCTCCCTAACGGGCAGGTGTGGAAGTCTCAGTTATTGTTGCTGTGCATATGCACCAAAGTTCTAAGTGATGTTAATACCCTATTGGACTTTGAAGACAGCATAAAGGTGGGGCCATCAAATGTAGGCCGATTGCCTTCTCTTCCGCATCTTCTTTCATCCTTTCTAAAGCATCGTGCTCAGGTAAGACATGGCGGAGCTGAGAATGAAATTGATGAGGTTTCTCTTTTAGACTCAGATGATGAAGACGAGGAATATGATCAGTTACCTCCTATTCGGATACTGACCAAGTCTCAGTTTGAAAGGTTGAGTAGttcccaaaagaaagattatcTTGACGAATTAGACTACCGGGAAACCCTCTATTTGAAAAAACAACTGATGGAAGAAGCTCGTCGACAAAGAGAAAAGAGAGTTTCTTCGAGTGAGGGTAAAGCAGCCCCGGATGATGAGTCTGATAACCAGCAGGAGGGCCCTCCAGAACCAGTTCTCTTGCCAGATATGGCTATTCCTCCAAGCTTCGATTCAGATTCCCCTATCCACAGATACAGGTGTCTCATCACCAGTGAACAGTGGCTTGCAAGACCAGTCCTTGATCCCAATGGATGGGACCATGATGTGAGCTTTGATGGCATTAACCTCGAGAGCAGTGCAGAAATAAGGAAAAACATCTTTGCCTCGGTTAATGGACAAATGAGCAAGGACAAACAAGACTTCAGTATTCAATCCGAGTTTGCTGCAGCTTTCACCAATCCAGGTGGGCCCACTTATGCGGTAGGTCTTGATGTTCAATCTGCCAATAAGGAGCTGATATGCACTATTCACAGTAACGCAAAGGtaagaaatttaagaaataatgtCACTGAATGCGGTATTTCTGTAATACCATTTGGGGATAAGTACTTTCTTGGTGCCAAGTGTGAAGACAGTTTTTCAATTGGAAAGAGACTGAAATTCAATGTGAACGCTGGTCGGATGGGGGGTGCTGGGCAAGCAGCCTATGGTGGGAGCTTTGTAGCTACTTTAAGAGGAAGGGATTATCCAGTGAGAAATGAAAGTCTGAGTCTCTCGATGACAGTTCTCTCTCTTAACAAAGAAACGGTGTTGAGCGGAAACTTGCAAACTGACTTCAGAGTGAGCCGAGGTACAAACATGTCAGTGAGTGCAAACCTCAATAACCGGAAGATGGGCCAGGTTTCCATCAAGACAAGCAGCTCTGAGCGCATGGAAATAGCTTTTATCGCACTTTTCTCCATCGCGAGAGCCCTGTTGCGCAGAAAGAGAAATGACCAACTTATTGAAAACTCCCTGGAAGTGAGATGA
- the LOC129891436 gene encoding actin-related protein 2/3 complex subunit 3 produces the protein MVYHSSFVDEEGISKACGCPLLPLKSHIRGPAPVSEQDTTDIVDEAITFFRANVFFKNFDIKSSSDKLLIYLTLYINIALKRLEGCRTLAEGTKAIINLGLENVPVPGEAGFPFPGLFAPAQTQKEAELFRNYLKQIREETSGRLLSVAYRPNGTPNKWWSAFSKRKFMNMVLP, from the exons ATG GTTTATCATTCCAGTTTTGTTGACGAGGAAGGCATTAGTAAAGCTTGTGGATGCCCTTTATTACCTCTGAAAAGCCATATAAGGGGACCTGCTCCAGTTTCAGAACAAG ATACAACCGATATTGTTGATGAAGCAATCACATTCTTCCGAGCAAATGTCTTCTTCAAAAACTTTGATATTAAAAGCTCATCTGACAAGCTGCTTATCTATTTGACATTGTATATCAATATTGCTCTAAAAAGGCTTGAAGGCTGCAGAACTTTAGCTGAAGGAACCAAGGCTATCATCAACCTAGGTCTGGAAAATGTTCCTGTTCCTGGAGAGGCAGGTTTTCCATTCCCAGGCTTATTTGCTCCAGCCCAAACTCAAAAAGAAGCAG AACTATTCAGGAATTATCTGAAGCAAATAAGGGAGGAAACTAGCGGGAGATTATTAAGCGTTGCTTATCGGCCTAACGGAACTCCTAACAAATGGTGGTCAGCATTTTCCAAGAGAAAGTTTATGAACATGGTTCTTCCTTGA
- the LOC129891433 gene encoding uncharacterized protein LOC129891433 gives MEDEEETQQILKVLEALKQASQQLQSNPESDSSESDSSSSAIKALLDLNTDSDSLLSSDPNLLNLSHHLSDLKTLISSLHKSKHKHGRIKSFLTRRVKTHEITRVAESIESEIQAWIDRESITNFTNQLQQIRLESNSSQYEEEEDEIVEKLTLFHDRLSQGFNINLQDLLLKSKILSELEFLLCCNCNVPQKVREKAGYALKEVVLFNKDVFVGQVLTGQTIKALISMDSLCSLEVLSSLIKAIRSPLVDVIESVGGICKAISYLNSDDLAMKVTAMDFVLEIGYFGRKEAVEAMLNCGLIKKLVELQRSDLGGDLIDLGKVHLESEEEEDDEDKGKTNKKKKKKKRGYGEKRFLERHPFASCVARFTVQLEVGEGLRQREKRGFKQEILKKIREACNTDAEAATIVAEVLWGSSP, from the exons ATGGAGGACGAAGAAGAAACACAGCAAATACTAAAAGTTCTCGAAGCACTAAAACAAGCTTCACAACAACTACAATCCAATCCAGAATCCGATTCATCCGAATCCGACTCATCTTCATCCGCGATTAAAGCTTTACTCGACCTCAACACCGACTCCGATTCACTTCTCTCCTCCGACCCAAACCTCTTAAACCTCTCTCACCATCTCTCCGATCTCAAAACCCTAATCTCTTCCTTACATAAATCCAAACACAAACATGGTAGAATCAAATCATTCCTCACTCGTCGAGTCAAAACTCATGAAATCACACGAGTCGCCGAATCAATCGAATCGGAAATTCAAGCTTGGATTGATCGAGAATCGATTACGAATTTCACTAATCAGCTCCAACAAATCCGTTTGGAATCAAATTCATCACAatacgaagaagaagaagatgaaattgTTGAGAAATTAACTCTTTTCCACGATCGATTAAGTCAGGGTTTCAACATAAACCTTCAGGATTTGTTGTTGAAATCAAAAATTTTGTCAGAACTTGAATTTCTTCTCTGCTGCAACTGTAATGTGCCTCAAAAAGTGCGTGAAAAAGCCGGATACGCTTTGAAAGAAGTTGTACTTTTCAACAAAGACGTTTTTGTAGGGCAAGTATTAACGGGTCAAACAATAAAAGCTTTAATTTCAATGGATTCATTGTGTTCGTTGGAAGTTTTATCTTCGCTCATAAAAGCAATTAGAAGTCCTCTCGTTGATGTAATCGAATCCGTTGGTGGAATTTGCAAGGCAATTTCGTACTTAAACTCAGATGATTTGGCAATGAAG GTAACGGCGATGGATTTCGTACTTGAAATCGGATATTTTGGGAGAAAAGAAGCTGTAGAAGCAATGTTGAATTGCGGGTTGATTAAGAAATTGGTGGAATTACAGAGGTCTGATTTAGGTGGTGATTTGATTGATTTAGGAAAAGTTCATTTGgaaagtgaagaagaagaagacgacGAAGACAAAGGGAAGacgaacaagaagaagaagaagaagaaaaggggaTACGGAGAAAAGAGATTTTTAGAGAGACATCCATTTGCAAGCTGTGTAGCAAGATTTACAGTACAATTGGAAGTAGGAGAAGGATTAAGGCAAAGAGAAAAAAGGGGATTTAAACAAGAAATATTGAAGAAGATTAGAGAAGCTTGCAATACTGATGCTGAAGCTGCCACCATTGTTGCTGAGGTTTTATGGGGTTCTTCGCCCTGA